In Puniceicoccales bacterium, the following proteins share a genomic window:
- a CDS encoding NAD-dependent epimerase/dehydratase family protein, giving the protein MKALVTGGSGFLGFHLVTLLQKHGMEVRSFARKKQHVLPERGVECVSGNVTFEEEVDLAMRDGIDVVFHTAGKAGIGCQFDEYFSTNVLGTENVIKACKKYGVKYLIYTSSPSVVFNGKSFSGGDESLPYGNNYHWHYARTKAMAEKYVLGANGDELRTVAVRPHMIIGPGEPHFMPKIVARAQIGELKVVGDGQNVVDITMVENAAWAHFLAFKAIKEDDTACGKAYFIGQESPIRLWDFINDALEFIGIERVTSSVHLWKAYSLGFFYEKLYSAISFSKDPPMTRALAIALSKNHYFSHEAAKRDLGYEPIVSLAEGKQRMFKSLIDLIL; this is encoded by the coding sequence GTGAAAGCTCTTGTCACAGGAGGAAGTGGTTTCCTCGGTTTTCATTTAGTTACTCTATTGCAGAAGCATGGCATGGAAGTGCGTTCGTTTGCGAGGAAAAAACAGCATGTTTTACCCGAGCGTGGTGTTGAATGTGTGTCCGGCAACGTTACCTTTGAAGAGGAAGTTGACCTGGCCATGAGAGATGGCATTGATGTGGTTTTTCATACCGCTGGTAAGGCTGGCATTGGCTGCCAATTCGACGAGTATTTTTCCACCAATGTCCTGGGAACTGAGAATGTGATAAAGGCATGCAAGAAATACGGCGTGAAGTATTTGATATATACCAGTTCGCCAAGTGTCGTTTTCAATGGTAAATCGTTTTCCGGTGGAGACGAAAGCCTTCCCTATGGTAACAATTATCACTGGCATTATGCCAGAACCAAGGCAATGGCAGAGAAATATGTATTGGGTGCCAATGGCGATGAATTGAGGACAGTAGCCGTAAGGCCGCATATGATTATTGGGCCTGGCGAGCCTCATTTTATGCCAAAAATCGTAGCAAGAGCCCAGATTGGAGAATTGAAAGTCGTCGGCGATGGGCAAAATGTGGTCGATATTACCATGGTAGAGAACGCTGCCTGGGCTCATTTTCTCGCATTTAAAGCTATAAAAGAGGATGATACTGCCTGTGGGAAAGCCTATTTCATCGGCCAGGAATCACCCATACGGTTGTGGGACTTTATAAACGATGCCCTTGAATTCATTGGTATTGAAAGAGTTACTAGCTCCGTTCATCTATGGAAAGCCTATAGCCTAGGTTTTTTCTATGAAAAACTCTATTCGGCCATAAGTTTTTCGAAGGATCCGCCGATGACCAGGGCCCTGGCAATCGCCTTGAGCAAAAACCATTATTTTTCCCATGAAGCCGCCAAAAGAGACCTGGGCTATGAGCCGATAGTCTCATTGGCCGAGGGCAAACAAAGGATGTTTAAGTCATTAATAGATCTTATCCTGTGA
- the ruvB gene encoding Holliday junction branch migration DNA helicase RuvB, whose protein sequence is MVDSPNKIQSARPEPNAQVTPSLRPKSFEEFTGQRKTLDRLLIMTNAAKKRGESLSHILFSGPPGLGKTTLAFILGNEMGTTVKITSGPVIEKASDLAGLLTSLNHGDILFIDEIHRIPKTVEEYLYPAMEDFRIDIMIDQGPNARSLRLDIPKFTLIGATTRTGLLSSPLRSRFTLQTRLDYYDLIDLTKIVLRSAALLSINIEPAAAIEIAKRSRGSPRIANGLLSFVRDYNQQFNNDLVTIEHSKSALDLLEIDEYGLDEMDKKILSCIAINYHGGPVGVNTLAIAVGEETHTIEEVYEPYLIQEGYIRRTPQGRVIESKALKAIGLPVDKNNQGEFGIS, encoded by the coding sequence ATGGTAGATAGCCCAAATAAAATACAATCGGCCCGGCCAGAGCCAAATGCCCAGGTCACACCCTCTCTTCGACCAAAATCTTTTGAGGAATTCACCGGCCAACGGAAAACTCTCGATCGCCTGCTTATCATGACCAATGCTGCAAAAAAGCGTGGCGAATCGCTCAGCCATATACTGTTCAGTGGACCGCCCGGCCTGGGGAAAACCACCCTGGCATTTATTCTTGGCAATGAAATGGGTACCACGGTAAAAATAACATCGGGTCCGGTGATAGAAAAAGCTAGTGATCTTGCCGGACTGCTCACAAGCCTAAACCATGGCGATATTCTTTTTATCGACGAGATTCATCGGATACCAAAAACCGTTGAAGAATACTTATATCCTGCCATGGAAGACTTTAGAATAGATATTATGATAGACCAAGGGCCAAACGCTCGGAGTCTACGGCTGGATATTCCAAAATTCACTTTGATCGGCGCCACAACCAGAACCGGTTTGCTAAGTTCCCCTCTTAGAAGTAGGTTTACATTGCAAACCAGGTTGGATTATTACGATCTGATAGATTTGACTAAAATAGTCCTGAGAAGCGCTGCTTTACTATCTATTAATATAGAACCAGCTGCCGCCATAGAAATAGCCAAACGCTCCCGTGGTTCCCCAAGAATCGCAAATGGATTGTTATCCTTTGTCAGAGATTATAACCAGCAGTTTAACAACGATCTTGTGACCATTGAACACAGCAAAAGCGCCCTGGATCTACTCGAAATAGATGAATACGGACTGGACGAAATGGACAAAAAGATTCTGTCCTGCATAGCAATCAATTACCACGGTGGGCCGGTGGGAGTAAACACGCTGGCCATTGCCGTCGGTGAGGAAACCCATACCATAGAAGAGGTCTATGAGCCATATCTGATCCAAGAAGGCTACATAAGAAGAACACCCCAGGGCCGGGTAATAGAAAGTAAGGCCTTGAAAGCCATTGGCTTACCCGTTGATAAAAATAATCAAGGAGAATTTGGGATCAGCTAG
- the dnaG gene encoding DNA primase, with product MPIISRESIENIREKVDVLDLVSRYVNLKRSGSSWKGLSPFSDERTPSFYVLPDKKFFKCFSTGLAGDVFRFLQLKENFSFHESVEWLAKKYSITLEYETTCDPSINSIRNELLEIHKIAAEYYNNVFFSTTKDAQAVRKYWTDIRKFSLDVAKKYTIGFSPNADNSLINLLIKKKFSPEALKQSGLFVLNDQDNIDQKKLKLRFNGRLMIPIPNVQGDVVAFSARKIDGITANLSDSKYINSPETPIFHKGSLLFGLDRARKYIQPIGSFYIVEGQLDVIRCTEAGLTTAVTPQGTGITETQLNTLRRYSVKVHCLTDGDEAGLKCAKRIAELSFKTNIDAVILKLPNGYDPDSFILERGSDGIETLLTEGISSIKFIIDTLLPRANQSTPMEKEQALKKIYEILAHCTSIVATEGYLREIASYIGINYLSVQSDFLSFTGKARFSDCIGKKPNRVPTTTKISSVESDILSIVIHHSAIGARLAQLVDDSMIDASGLHGQILIKILSRLKKGLWTGVSSLEDGFWTEAEINEIFSIATDDDGIDDPEDAANICLAKLHKDYIKKRLDFIQKKEKTSMFFTKNKENLDNRVAIESLQEEKSRLRGLLGVPPRL from the coding sequence ATGCCTATTATAAGTCGAGAGTCCATAGAAAATATTCGGGAGAAGGTTGATGTCCTAGACCTAGTGTCTAGGTACGTCAATTTAAAGCGGTCTGGGAGTAGCTGGAAAGGCCTAAGTCCATTTTCCGATGAGAGAACACCATCGTTTTATGTACTTCCGGATAAAAAATTTTTCAAATGTTTCAGCACCGGGTTAGCCGGTGATGTTTTTAGATTTCTGCAATTGAAAGAAAATTTTTCGTTCCATGAGTCGGTGGAATGGCTAGCCAAAAAGTACTCCATAACATTAGAATACGAAACAACCTGCGATCCATCTATCAACTCCATAAGAAACGAGTTGCTTGAGATTCATAAAATTGCAGCCGAATATTACAATAATGTGTTTTTTTCCACAACCAAAGATGCCCAGGCGGTCAGAAAATATTGGACAGACATACGGAAATTTTCACTGGACGTTGCAAAAAAATATACCATCGGGTTCTCACCCAATGCGGACAATTCACTTATAAACCTCCTGATTAAGAAAAAATTTTCTCCGGAAGCACTGAAACAATCCGGGTTATTTGTACTTAATGATCAAGACAATATCGATCAAAAAAAATTAAAGCTAAGGTTCAATGGCCGGCTCATGATTCCCATCCCAAACGTCCAGGGTGATGTGGTAGCGTTTTCTGCCAGGAAGATCGATGGAATAACGGCAAATTTATCGGACTCAAAATATATAAATTCACCAGAAACCCCGATTTTTCATAAAGGCAGTCTGCTGTTTGGACTGGATCGCGCAAGAAAATATATTCAACCCATAGGGTCATTTTATATAGTTGAAGGGCAACTGGATGTCATTCGTTGTACGGAAGCCGGCCTAACTACTGCGGTGACCCCCCAGGGCACCGGTATCACCGAAACCCAGCTGAACACGCTCCGAAGGTATTCGGTAAAAGTTCACTGTTTAACCGATGGGGATGAAGCCGGCCTAAAATGTGCCAAAAGAATCGCTGAATTATCTTTTAAAACCAATATCGATGCAGTTATATTGAAATTACCCAATGGCTATGATCCGGATTCGTTTATACTCGAGCGAGGCTCCGACGGTATTGAAACGCTCCTGACCGAAGGGATTTCGTCCATAAAATTTATAATAGACACCTTGCTTCCTAGAGCAAATCAATCGACTCCAATGGAAAAGGAACAGGCCCTGAAAAAAATATACGAAATATTGGCCCATTGCACATCGATTGTTGCCACCGAAGGATATCTAAGAGAAATCGCATCGTACATCGGGATCAATTACCTGTCCGTCCAGAGTGATTTTTTGTCATTCACAGGAAAAGCAAGATTTTCCGATTGTATTGGCAAAAAACCCAATAGGGTTCCAACAACCACAAAAATAAGTTCGGTGGAAAGCGACATTCTATCCATAGTCATTCATCATAGCGCCATCGGGGCCAGGTTGGCCCAGCTGGTGGATGATTCTATGATCGATGCCTCAGGCCTTCATGGCCAAATACTTATAAAAATTTTGTCCCGGCTAAAAAAAGGACTCTGGACAGGGGTCTCTAGCCTGGAGGACGGATTTTGGACCGAGGCAGAAATAAACGAAATATTTTCCATTGCCACCGATGACGATGGAATTGATGATCCAGAAGATGCTGCCAATATATGCCTAGCGAAATTACACAAGGATTATATAAAAAAAAGGCTTGACTTTATACAAAAAAAAGAAAAGACATCGATGTTTTTTACAAAAAATAAAGAAAATCTAGACAATAGGGTCGCAATTGAAAGTCTTCAGGAAGAAAAAAGTCGTCTACGTGGATTACTTGGCGTTCCGCCAAGGTTGTAA
- the trxB gene encoding thioredoxin-disulfide reductase, with protein MVENVVIIGSGCAGLTAAIYCARADLHPIIIEGVQPGGQLTTTSLIENFPGFPEGIDGFELVNNMKQQAERFGAKFLADEVVSVDFSKGAKKLILATDAIEAKAVIIATGAAPRFLNIPGEKNFCNGKGLSTCATCDGVFFRNKTVAVIGGGDSACEEALFLTHFCQKVYLIHRRDKLRASKIMADKALTHNKIEILWNSIPVEMLGKEKLSGLRLVTDGSETTLFCDGVFLAIGHIPNTEIFSNHIARNDEGYIIVDSTRTNIEGVFAAGDCADPKFKQAITAAGLGCSAALESEHYITTKW; from the coding sequence GTGGTGGAAAATGTTGTGATTATAGGAAGCGGCTGTGCTGGCCTGACCGCAGCCATATATTGTGCCAGAGCCGATCTGCATCCTATTATAATAGAAGGAGTTCAGCCAGGTGGTCAGCTAACCACAACCTCATTAATAGAAAACTTCCCTGGGTTCCCCGAAGGCATAGATGGGTTTGAACTCGTCAATAACATGAAACAGCAGGCCGAAAGATTTGGTGCCAAATTTCTGGCCGATGAGGTGGTTTCCGTTGATTTTTCCAAAGGAGCCAAGAAGCTAATCCTGGCCACCGACGCCATTGAAGCCAAAGCTGTTATAATAGCCACCGGTGCCGCACCAAGGTTTCTCAACATTCCTGGAGAAAAGAACTTCTGTAACGGTAAAGGGCTAAGTACCTGTGCCACCTGCGACGGAGTTTTTTTCAGAAACAAAACCGTTGCTGTCATTGGTGGAGGTGATTCTGCCTGCGAAGAAGCACTGTTTTTAACCCATTTTTGCCAAAAGGTATACCTTATCCATAGGCGAGATAAACTCCGTGCATCGAAAATCATGGCTGATAAGGCATTGACACATAACAAGATAGAAATCTTATGGAATTCCATCCCGGTGGAAATGCTCGGCAAAGAAAAATTATCTGGGCTGAGATTGGTCACCGATGGTAGCGAAACAACCTTATTCTGCGATGGTGTGTTTCTGGCCATAGGCCATATCCCAAATACGGAAATATTTTCTAACCACATTGCCAGGAACGATGAAGGCTACATTATCGTGGACTCTACCAGAACAAACATCGAAGGGGTCTTTGCTGCCGGCGACTGTGCCGATCCAAAATTCAAGCAAGCCATAACCGCTGCCGGATTAGGTTGCTCAGCGGCCCTTGAATCCGAGCATTACATAACGACAAAATGGTAG
- a CDS encoding CPBP family intramembrane metalloprotease — MPLPRQCEFLLSNKVEKFSSDGLIALILIMATSMISTAIISPLVFNLVLFFEKNYHTGVGRYLVTKGLGAFFDRIRWIPIGIGIVVLTKKFRFTKDIFIGKLRWQSLGYGFLIGLALVFLATIPHCYLSPSSRTISKPENPITTLIYFLMISASVAFFEEIVFRNILLKIFYTAFRPIIAVILSSMFFAYMHFKGHISLDENGYTSIKDGFLCAYSYITSWITYFSVVEFSTLTLLGMLLCLITLRYQSLAIAIGIHWGMVFSLLTYKEFAHISTAPLTFFGTHRVTDSPFVVLLLSLAVIGAYYLNSFSWQNRVRHYH; from the coding sequence ATGCCACTACCCAGGCAATGCGAATTCCTACTCTCGAACAAGGTTGAAAAATTTTCATCCGATGGGTTGATCGCATTGATCCTTATCATGGCCACATCGATGATATCCACAGCCATTATATCACCGCTGGTGTTTAATTTGGTATTATTTTTTGAAAAAAACTACCATACTGGCGTCGGTAGGTATTTAGTAACCAAAGGATTAGGTGCTTTTTTTGATCGGATTCGTTGGATTCCAATCGGCATCGGCATCGTGGTTCTGACAAAAAAATTTAGATTTACAAAGGATATTTTTATCGGAAAGCTCCGATGGCAATCACTGGGCTATGGTTTTCTAATTGGCCTGGCTCTTGTATTTCTGGCGACAATTCCACATTGCTACCTATCGCCATCCTCTAGAACAATTTCCAAACCAGAAAACCCGATAACAACGCTCATATATTTTCTTATGATCAGTGCCAGCGTGGCCTTTTTTGAAGAAATAGTCTTCAGAAACATTCTACTGAAAATATTTTACACAGCGTTTAGGCCAATAATAGCCGTTATTTTGTCTTCCATGTTCTTTGCATACATGCATTTCAAGGGGCATATTTCATTGGATGAAAATGGTTACACCAGCATAAAAGATGGATTTCTATGTGCCTATTCCTATATCACTTCCTGGATAACCTACTTCTCTGTTGTCGAATTTTCAACACTTACCCTACTCGGCATGTTGCTCTGCCTCATCACATTGAGATATCAGTCCCTGGCCATTGCCATCGGCATCCACTGGGGCATGGTCTTTTCACTGCTCACATACAAAGAATTTGCTCATATTTCCACTGCACCACTTACATTTTTCGGCACTCACAGGGTTACGGACTCGCCCTTTGTGGTTTTGCTGCTATCACTGGCTGTCATTGGAGCCTACTACCTTAATAGCTTCTCCTGGCAAAACCGGGTCCGGCACTATCATTGA
- a CDS encoding HAD-IIIA family hydrolase encodes MKRSKNSGIFLDRDGTLNVDHGYVCDPEEIQLLDGTTEAIHLLKNAEYKLFLFTNQSGVSLGKYTLADVEACNNKLISLLGIPNCFDEICIATEPPNQENSYFYRKPSPRFILEMIGKYDLSPRACYMVGDKDLDALAGINAGINAIHVATGKPRTDPLAALINSGKVTSFRDLLEFAKHLAL; translated from the coding sequence ATGAAAAGATCTAAAAATTCTGGCATCTTTCTTGACCGAGATGGCACGCTAAATGTGGATCATGGCTATGTCTGCGATCCGGAAGAAATTCAATTACTAGACGGAACAACCGAAGCAATTCATTTGCTAAAAAACGCTGAATATAAGCTATTTCTGTTCACGAATCAAAGTGGGGTATCGCTTGGTAAATATACTCTTGCCGACGTGGAGGCCTGTAACAATAAACTCATCAGCCTGCTAGGAATTCCCAACTGTTTTGATGAAATCTGTATCGCCACCGAACCACCAAACCAGGAAAACTCATACTTTTATCGGAAACCTTCCCCACGGTTTATCCTAGAGATGATAGGAAAATACGACCTATCGCCCAGGGCCTGTTATATGGTAGGAGACAAAGACCTGGATGCATTGGCTGGTATAAACGCGGGCATCAATGCCATCCATGTGGCCACCGGTAAGCCCAGGACAGATCCACTGGCGGCCCTAATAAATTCTGGCAAAGTTACTTCCTTTCGTGATTTATTAGAGTTTGCAAAGCATCTAGCTCTTTGA
- a CDS encoding RNA pseudouridine synthase, whose translation MSVPQEKILCLETRLGPGVKIVKFDDNGLIALDKPPGIVSHPNGKSIEETALLKAYYDQKLKKYSLGNSLDFFLLNRLDSPTSGVIIGCFDQALAEAVIHSFALNSVEKKYIALTKFTPCPNRGRWEECFQKTLINNRLRLRKAPGEKCITCYKILKIIDFRGTALALLELRPITGKTHQLRAQCAFHNLAIIGDKTYGDFGLNKQLNKSNLSRMFLHSESLKIAYNLHGKAYKFLAISTCNFKIL comes from the coding sequence ATGAGTGTTCCTCAAGAAAAAATTCTATGCCTGGAAACCAGGCTTGGTCCTGGGGTTAAAATAGTCAAATTTGACGATAATGGTTTAATTGCGCTTGACAAACCTCCGGGAATAGTGTCACACCCCAACGGCAAATCCATAGAAGAAACTGCTCTACTAAAGGCATACTATGACCAGAAATTAAAAAAATATTCTCTGGGAAACAGTTTGGATTTCTTTCTACTAAATAGACTAGATTCACCCACATCCGGTGTGATCATCGGGTGTTTCGACCAGGCATTGGCCGAAGCAGTAATCCACAGCTTCGCCCTAAACAGTGTAGAGAAAAAATACATTGCGTTGACCAAATTTACCCCCTGTCCAAATCGAGGCCGCTGGGAGGAATGTTTCCAAAAAACACTTATAAACAATAGGCTTCGCCTGAGAAAAGCGCCAGGTGAAAAATGCATAACCTGTTACAAAATTCTAAAAATCATTGATTTTCGAGGAACGGCATTGGCATTGCTAGAACTTAGGCCGATTACTGGGAAAACCCATCAACTCCGAGCCCAGTGTGCCTTTCACAATCTAGCAATCATCGGAGATAAAACCTACGGCGACTTTGGCCTGAATAAACAGCTTAATAAATCAAATTTATCCAGAATGTTCCTACACTCAGAATCTCTAAAAATAGCATATAACTTGCATGGAAAAGCGTATAAGTTCCTTGCCATCAGCACATGCAATTTCAAAATATTATAA
- a CDS encoding acyl carrier protein — protein sequence MTKEEIKGIVKNIIAEIAPDEDISHIKNDVPLRDQLDLDSMDFLDIVMELRKKHNIDVPEADYKQLESLDSCADYLLSKFNS from the coding sequence ATGACAAAAGAAGAGATAAAAGGTATCGTTAAAAATATAATAGCTGAAATTGCACCGGATGAGGACATTAGTCATATCAAAAATGATGTTCCATTGCGTGATCAGCTGGATCTGGATTCCATGGATTTTTTGGATATAGTAATGGAGCTACGAAAAAAACATAACATAGATGTTCCAGAGGCTGATTACAAACAGCTAGAATCTCTGGATAGCTGTGCCGATTATCTGCTAAGCAAATTCAATAGCTAG
- a CDS encoding MATE family efflux transporter, which produces MIPDIHNSLSKHKPGSICELLSISWPMMVSSASSCLMILGDRIVLSHYSQDAFNVCFSVMQWYWLFVSMAMSIVLIAEVFVGQFNGARKFKLIGPVVWQMIWFSALMWLIFIPIAIWLVPNLLIDRDKPMGIPYLRLMILFLPVNYASFGAMASFFIGRGAVGIVPVIAIVVNLLNIVLDMVLVFGHRVVPGFPEFGIIGAAIATGLSQLVGFIVLFALFFRKKYFEKYHVNEMKFNWKLMKDCIVIGFPTALNSCINCCGWSILVQLIKKRVSNDDFSAFGITHSLYVAFFFVIEGIGTGIRTICSNAIGYLNYDAIRLCINSAYKTSIILAAITSLFMVFHPDLLIGLFRGDCLSKAVDPLAKSMLIWAWLAFLFDGLWTTIQSLLTAAGDTKYTMIVNISCYWLLEFLPIYTLMAHTKLECSAVVAWHVMILDLFLRVVLLYRRYRTNRWKEIKISKATTVNLCQD; this is translated from the coding sequence ATGATTCCTGACATTCATAATTCGCTGTCAAAGCATAAGCCCGGAAGCATTTGCGAACTATTATCCATTTCCTGGCCAATGATGGTATCCTCGGCCTCGAGTTGTCTAATGATTTTGGGAGACAGGATTGTGCTATCCCATTATTCTCAGGATGCTTTTAACGTATGCTTTAGTGTGATGCAGTGGTACTGGCTGTTTGTGTCTATGGCCATGAGCATAGTTCTTATCGCCGAGGTTTTTGTTGGTCAGTTCAATGGAGCTAGAAAATTTAAGTTAATCGGTCCGGTGGTATGGCAGATGATTTGGTTTTCTGCATTAATGTGGTTGATTTTTATTCCGATAGCTATCTGGCTTGTGCCTAATTTGTTGATCGATAGGGATAAACCGATGGGTATACCATATCTACGTCTCATGATATTATTTTTACCTGTAAACTATGCATCTTTTGGCGCGATGGCATCGTTTTTCATAGGGAGAGGAGCTGTAGGAATTGTACCAGTGATTGCGATAGTGGTAAACCTATTAAACATAGTATTGGATATGGTGCTCGTGTTTGGCCATAGAGTTGTCCCGGGATTCCCAGAGTTTGGCATAATCGGTGCGGCGATTGCCACTGGATTGTCCCAATTGGTGGGATTCATTGTACTATTTGCTTTGTTTTTCAGAAAAAAATATTTTGAAAAATACCATGTCAACGAGATGAAGTTTAACTGGAAACTGATGAAGGATTGTATTGTTATTGGGTTTCCGACGGCATTGAATTCCTGTATAAATTGCTGTGGTTGGTCCATATTGGTACAACTAATCAAGAAACGTGTGTCCAATGACGATTTTTCTGCCTTTGGCATAACCCACTCGCTCTATGTTGCTTTTTTCTTTGTCATCGAGGGCATTGGCACTGGTATTCGAACAATTTGCTCCAATGCCATAGGTTATTTGAACTACGATGCCATCAGGTTATGTATCAATTCTGCCTATAAAACTTCGATTATTTTAGCTGCCATAACTTCATTATTTATGGTGTTTCATCCAGACCTTTTGATAGGATTATTCCGAGGTGATTGTCTGTCGAAAGCTGTTGATCCATTGGCCAAATCGATGTTGATTTGGGCCTGGCTAGCGTTTTTATTTGATGGCCTATGGACGACGATTCAATCCCTGTTGACCGCAGCTGGTGATACAAAATATACAATGATTGTAAATATATCCTGTTATTGGTTGTTAGAGTTTTTACCAATATATACCCTAATGGCGCATACGAAACTGGAGTGTAGCGCTGTTGTTGCTTGGCATGTGATGATCCTCGATTTGTTCCTCAGGGTAGTGCTTTTATATAGGAGATACAGAACGAACAGATGGAAGGAAATAAAGATTTCAAAAGCCACAACGGTGAACCTGTGCCAAGACTAG
- the miaB gene encoding tRNA (N6-isopentenyl adenosine(37)-C2)-methylthiotransferase MiaB produces MRKVFIKTYGCQMNERDSEAVHSSLKSQGYDMVDSESLADVIILNTCSVRELAELKALGKLAYLARRDVVLGVIGCMAKNLAEEIKRRVPGVNIILGPGNYSRIGDCIEDIASRRKSFIIQVDRAESDGAMDSMHSVRQKQSSAFVSIMSGCNMKCSYCIVPKTRGAERHRSMDDIITEISALAAKGVKEVILLGQIVNRYGFRHIKQKNGKSAFVQLLEKIHNLPGIQRIRFISPHPVGFRRDLIDCYKNLPKLCPQVHLPAQSGSDRILKAMMRAYTRDGFMEIVQALRDAVPTMSISTDLIVGFPGENEDDFLETCSLFDEARFDMAFIFKYSSRSGTAAAAMPNQVPQPVKEQRNSVLLKKLEVYSKAYNDKMLNTLQSVLVEGRAKRGEAMFQGRAANHRKVLFPGDDSDVGEFVDVRITSSAVTTLYGEKVQP; encoded by the coding sequence ATGAGGAAAGTTTTCATCAAAACCTATGGCTGTCAGATGAATGAGCGTGATTCAGAGGCAGTTCATTCATCCCTGAAATCCCAGGGCTATGATATGGTCGACAGCGAGAGTCTGGCAGATGTTATCATTTTGAATACCTGCAGCGTCAGAGAACTTGCTGAGCTAAAAGCTCTTGGTAAACTAGCTTACCTAGCCAGGCGTGATGTCGTTCTTGGTGTCATTGGTTGTATGGCCAAAAATCTGGCCGAAGAAATCAAGAGACGCGTACCCGGTGTGAATATAATTCTTGGCCCAGGCAATTACAGTAGAATTGGCGATTGTATAGAAGATATAGCTTCCAGAAGGAAGAGCTTTATCATCCAGGTGGATCGTGCCGAGTCCGACGGGGCCATGGATTCGATGCACAGTGTAAGACAAAAGCAATCAAGCGCCTTCGTTTCAATAATGTCCGGATGTAACATGAAATGCAGCTATTGCATTGTTCCAAAAACCCGAGGAGCTGAACGACATAGATCGATGGATGATATTATCACGGAAATCAGCGCATTGGCTGCCAAAGGAGTTAAAGAGGTGATTCTGCTTGGCCAGATAGTCAACAGATATGGGTTCCGCCATATAAAACAAAAAAATGGCAAAAGCGCCTTTGTTCAGTTATTGGAAAAAATCCATAACCTACCTGGCATTCAAAGAATTAGGTTCATATCGCCCCATCCGGTTGGGTTTCGTCGAGATCTCATCGATTGCTATAAAAATCTACCAAAATTGTGTCCCCAGGTGCATTTGCCGGCGCAAAGCGGATCGGATAGGATATTGAAAGCGATGATGAGGGCATACACCCGGGATGGTTTTATGGAAATCGTTCAGGCTTTACGAGATGCGGTTCCTACCATGTCCATTTCAACCGATCTGATCGTTGGGTTTCCCGGCGAAAACGAGGATGATTTTTTGGAAACCTGTTCGCTTTTTGATGAGGCTAGGTTTGATATGGCGTTCATATTTAAATACAGCAGCCGTAGTGGTACCGCGGCGGCAGCCATGCCGAATCAGGTGCCACAGCCGGTGAAAGAGCAGCGAAATAGTGTGTTGCTTAAAAAACTGGAAGTATACTCTAAGGCCTACAATGATAAGATGTTAAATACATTGCAATCGGTTCTTGTGGAGGGAAGAGCCAAACGGGGCGAAGCCATGTTTCAGGGCCGGGCCGCTAATCACAGGAAAGTTCTATTCCCCGGCGATGATTCAGATGTGGGAGAGTTTGTTGATGTTAGAATAACATCGTCGGCGGTAACCACGTTGTATGGCGAAAAAGTACAACCCTAG